The Phacochoerus africanus isolate WHEZ1 chromosome 9, ROS_Pafr_v1, whole genome shotgun sequence genomic sequence GGCTACTAACTGGGCCCCCAAATCTGTTTTCTCCTTCATCTTTTAGTCACAGAACCCCCAGAGCTTTAACTGGGCACGCGACCACCCAAGGAAGAGGCTCTAGGTCCCAGAGACCCTTTCAGCAAAGTGTGACCAGAGTTAACTTGGGCAACTCCAGGTCATATCCTTTAAGAAAGAAACCTGGTCTCTCTTTTTCCCCAGGGGATATGGACGCGGAGCTGAAGACTGCTTGGACTCACCCAAGGAGAACACCCTAGGGTGGCAGAACAAGACAGAAGGAAATCGAGTTCCTAATGACCTCGGGGAGTTAAATCTCCCCAGACTATCTGATTACTCTGTACtgttagaaaagagaaacacCAACTTCTAAGAGCCACTGTACTTTAGGTTCTCCTTATTAGAGCAGCTTAGCCTGTGTCTTAACAGAGCTCACATCACAGTGGAAAGATGTCCAAGAGAGAGACTTCAAAGGACTCTGGCAGCTCCCAATTCATCTCAGCAAACAGGCCAGAAATGATAGCCACCAAATAAGCAGtgtctccttctccttttccaggAGAGGCCCAGCCACAGcccagagcagagggagaggcCTGTATTACAACACAGCCCAAATGCAACATGCAGCCTGCCTGCTGTGGGCCTGGGCCAAGTCCTCAGTAGTTGGAGACAGACTGCAGTCCCTACTGACACTAGGCAGGGTCGCCCCCATGCTCCCTTCCCCCCTAAAGCAGGAAAGCTGCAAACTTGTCAACTCTTCATAATTACATTCCTGAGGACAGGCCAGGTCCAGCAGGGAGAGGGGTGAAACAGCTGTGGGGAGGCTGTGTGTGAGGGTCAGGGGAAGGGGGGGCCAGAGCCCCAGAACTGGGACCTGGAGAGGGAGGGACACCTCCCTGTCTGCCCTGGGCTTCTGGGGTCTCAGGGCCTGAGGGGGCAGCACCTGCTCCTCTGGTGGAGTTCCCCTGGCGACAGAGCTCAGCCAGGCGGCCAGTCACTATCGAATCCCCGCCACCGGCACCTGCTGCTGCTTGCGGATCTTGTTGAAGAGTTCCATGTACTGGACCATGGTGTCTGCTGGGCTGTAGACTGCGTCGTGTCTGTTCCCAAACACTGCAGGAGCCCCTGGGGTGTGGCTGCCCAGAAAACTCTGCAGGAACTCAAGCAGCAGGCTCCAGCAGTCGCTAGCTACCACACAGGGGCCATACTCCACCTGGGGCCGGAAGAAAGACGGAGGGTGAGGAGAGCAGGGACAGGTCATCTGCTTCTCAGGCAGCTCTTGCCTCTGCTCCCACCTTTTCAGACTATGGGCCAAAGACTGCACACCTGCACAGCGCTGCCCCGCAGGAAACCGCCAACCCAACCCCCAGGGATTCGACACACCAGCACCATTCCCTTTAGGCTCAGACATTTGCAGCTTGGGGTTACCAACCCACAGCCCTACCCACGAGACCCAAGGGCAGATCTAGGCCCCTTTTAATTATCTCAGAACTATACAGCCCTGGCCAGGATGCATAAAGATTCATGGAGAGCTCAGGAAAATTctgagagagaaaaccaaattcagGGAAAAGAGCACGTATGCATACTGGGGGCAAAGTAGACACATACACTCATAAGCCACTTCAAGACCAACTATTACTCCAGGGTACAGCCAGCCTGGGCTCTGACCCAAAGAAATGGTCTCCCAAGCCACGGGATAGGGGCCAAAGGCTTTCTCCTTCTCCTAATTGTTCACTGGAGAGATGGCAGGGGAAATTATGGTCACCGTAAgaagaaataagtaaagaaaCAGCTGGGATGTGTTTGTACTACGAAGTTGGGAACGTGGAAGAGAAAGAGCAGGCTCCCAGCGGGTCCTGACAAATGCAGGGTGTGTTGCAAATGAAAACGGTCAGGAAATCTTGGCCCTAGAGGTCCTGGAGTATCACACAATGATCACCACTCATGCCCTTTGCTCCACCTGGGACGCTTTTTAGGATTTTCCTATCCCTGTAGCTCCACATTTTAAGGCCCCCACTTAGGTGCTCCTTCTGCAAGAGGCGCCCCAATCCCCAAAGTCGTTAGCCCTCTCTTTGGCCAGAATTCCCAGGGCAGCCTGTGTCTCTTTTATAGCACTTCTTATAGATGAACTTCCAAATCAGTTTGAGTGTTTGGACTTTGCTCTAAATtataaactttcatttaaaaaaaattttttttatttaaagatttttattgttttccattatagctggtttacagtgttctgtcaattttctactgtacagcaaggtgacccagtcacacatacatacatacatccttttttctcatattattatgCTCCGTCATAAGctatcagatatagttcccagggctatacagcaggatctcattgcttatccattccaaatacaacagtttgtatctattaaccccagattcccagtccatcccactccctccgcctaccccttggcaaccacaagactgttctccaagtccatgattttcttttctgtagaaaggttcatttgtgctgtatattagattccagatctaagtgCTATCAGATAAGCCATAAATTTCCAAAAGGCAGGCTCTGTCGCTTAATTTCCTACCTCACACAGTGCTAGGACCATGGTAGATGGCAAGCTCTCACTGTTCTCAAAGCCAGCTGCTGCCACACTCTCTCTTTGCCATTTTCAATATATGCCGCAAAGATGAAGTCACTACACACACCCCTTTCCACTGAGAAAGGAAGTGGACAGTGTGGCAAAGGGAAAGGCTCATTCTTGCTTTGGAACTCTGGAGACCATCTTAAGGCATGCTGAAGGGAGGTGTGTGGACGCATGATTCAGGGCCTGCCTCCCAGAGTGGACTGCACGGAAAGCTGCCCTGGTCTGCTCCAGTCCTTCTGGTGCTGGGTGACTGCTCTTCCATGATTCACCTGCCCCCGACCATCCCTCCCCCTGCAGCAAGCTGGCCTTCCTAAGCTTCCTACCCGCTGAGGACTGAGCTTCCCATTGCCATCCTGGGCTAGAAAGTCCCCGAGTGATTAAAGAACAGGTAGAAGATGCAGGGAGAGCAGGGAGCAGCTCCTGCTCTGCGGGCAGGAACCAGGGAGGCAGGAACCTCAGGCTGCACTCAGGGCCCCTGAAAACTGGCAGAGCCAGTCCTCTCGGCACCCCTGCTCCTAGTTCACCGAGGTCTTACCTCCACAGAGATGCCCCGGGCACTGGGCCCCATCGTGACCGTGCCCACCTTCACGAGGAAATCACAGTACTGGTAACGGGTGCCCCGGGTCTCAATCTTGCTGGCCTTGGCGCTCTGGAAAAAGCCCTTGAGTTTCACCATAAGCACATCAAAGTTGGTGTCGGCGATCAGGCAGGGGCCGTTCTCAAAGAGGGCGAAGCAGCTCAAAGGGTGCTCAGAATTGTGCATCACATACATCAGCTTCCCCGCCTGACCTGCAAGGGATGGAGAGCAGGGCAGTGTCAAGAGCTTCGCCTGCAGATGGGGAAGAGTGTCTGATGCTGGAATGAGGCCAAGGGGCAAGCCAGCATCACCTCAGCAGTCCCGGGGTGGAAGCCCCGCCCCAACAGCCTTTTCCAGAGGAAGTGAGAGAACTAGCAGGTGAGGGGGCAGGTGGAAATCACCctaacccccctccccccgagaAAGGTGAAGGGCACACACGGAACTTCAACAGAGTTAATTaacagcttcatttttttctttttaaacggacgttcccaggcgaagggtcaaatcagagctgcagctgccagcctacaccagagccacagccatgcagaatctgaagcgtctgagacctacaccacagcttgcagcaacaccaaacccttaacccactgagcaaggtcaggaatcaaacctgcatcctcacagagactgttcGGGTACTTAACCCCCTcggccacatcaggaactccatcaCAATTTAATTCTTGGTGATGGGCTCACAAATGAATGATTACTGATGACTAATAACTCACAGAGATTTTACATATGGCCTTTTGTGTAGTCATATATCacataataaggaaaataaaagtaacagcATTTGAGCATACCAAACAAAGCAGCTACTCTCGTTTCCATCTATCCCTAACTTTCCTTGGCCTCCTCCCTCTTTAAAACACAGGAAGTGGccccacagcagcagcaaagggGAGCATCTGAGCATGAGGCCAGAGCCTTGCCTTCCTGCCCAAGTCAGTCTTCATCCCAAAGGCAATGGTGAGCCCTCAGAGAAGAGTAAGCCACCTATGAGCTGACTATGGAAGCCAGCAGCACAACTACAGCAGAAAGCACTCAGGATCTAGAATCAGAAGATCCAATTTCAAATCCCAGCTTGCCTGTTCTAGTCTCTGAGAAATGACTTCTTGCTGAGTACCACAGTTTCctgcaagaaggaagaaaagctgtATCTATCTAGTTAAGTGGAAAATGGAAGAAGGcaaaaaacagaaagcaaggTTCTTTCACTATTAGAATGATTGgactggaattcctgctgtggcgcagtgggttaagaatccgactgcagtggctcaagttgctgtggaggcacggttcgatccccagcccggtgcagtgggttaaggatccagcactgaacCAGAATCCagcggctctgattcaatccctggcccaggaacttctgtagatggctactaaaaaaaaaaaattaaaaaaaaaaaatttaaaaagggttAATGGACTGACTGCCACAATCccaaatacttattaaatatttaaactatcCCCAATTTTATGCTAGGGCTTAAGAGTCATACAATCAGAGGACATAGCCCCTGGCCTCAAGAAGCTGGCAACCTCACTAAAGACAAGCAAGAAACTTcttaaaagacaacaaaacaggagttctcattgtggctcagcagtaaggaacccgactagtatccgtaaggatgggggtttgatccctggcctcactcagtgggttaaggatctggcactgccgtgagctgagctgtggtgtaggttgcagaagtggctccgatcccgagttgctctggctgtggtgtaggccagcagctgcaactctgtttggacccctagcctgggaatttccatatgccgcgggtttgacctaaaaaaaaaaagacaataaaacaaaagtcGCTTGTCTGGGGTAACCAGAGGTctttcagaaagaaggaaagacttcagggaagggagaggttAAAGTGGGCAAGAGTCAGCAGGAAAAACATTCCTGGGAAATAGAGGACCTAAACCAGGCTATAAAGACAGAGTAGGGTTCAGGTGGGGATAAGAGTGAGGAGACAGGTGGGGGCTTGTGATCTCTATGCAGACCTCTACTGGCTGCCACTTCCTGAACCCGACAGGTTCTACACTCACCTCCCCCTGCACCCTCCTGACACCTGCTGCAAATTCACACCTTTCACATGCTAAATCCAATTCAAAACTTTTCA encodes the following:
- the MED20 gene encoding mediator of RNA polymerase II transcription subunit 20 isoform X2 codes for the protein MGVTCVSQMPVAEGKSVQQTVELLTRKLEMLGAEKQGTFCVDCETYHTAASTLGSQGQAGKLMYVMHNSEHPLSCFALFENGPCLIADTNFDVLMVKLKGFFQSAKASKIETRGTRYQYCDFLVKVGTVTMGPSARGISVEVEYGPCVVASDCWSLLLEFLQSFLGSHTPGAPAVFGNRHDAVYSPADTMVQYMELFNKIRKQQQVPVAGIR
- the MED20 gene encoding mediator of RNA polymerase II transcription subunit 20 isoform X1, which produces MGVTCVSQMPVAEGKSVQQTVELLTRKLEMLGAEKQGTFCVDCETYHTAASTLGSQGQAGKLMYVMHNSEHPLSCFALFENGPCLIADTNFDVLMVKLKGFFQSAKASKIETRGTRYQYCDFLVKVGTVTMGPSARGISVEVEYGPCVVASDCWSLLLEFLQSFLGSHTPGAPAVFGNRHDAVYSPADTMVQYMELFNKIRKQQQLWLAEGSIQLYNWRTCHPVFCSHLFLTLFPCLIFTFLNGGMTTTTTTKKTKDKKNWDKWRYVLGIIFTQ